A single window of Streptomyces griseoviridis DNA harbors:
- a CDS encoding amidohydrolase, whose amino-acid sequence MNERTDQPRTVLLRRGEVHSPADPFATAMVVEHGQVAWVGSEGAADAFADGVDETVDLDGALVTPAFTDAHVHATATGLALTGLDLSDAPSLAAALALVRDFATARPHDRVLLGHGWDAARWPGGRPPTRAELDDATGGRPLYLSRIDVHSAVVTTALLDLVPGAAATEGPLTGDAHHAVRAAALGAVTEAQRTEAQRAALAHAASLGIGSLHECGGPDISSEDDFTGLLALAAAEPGPRVVGYWAEQDVDKARALGAVGAAGDLFVDGALGSHTACLHRPYADAGHTGTAYLDAGAVAAHVVACTEAGLQAGFHAIGDAAVTAVVEGVRAAADKLGTARVRAARHRVEHAEMLTPETVAAFADLGLTASVQPVFDALWGGADGMYAHRLGAERARALNPFAALLRAGVPLALGSDSPVTPLDPWGTVRAAAFHRTPEHRISVRAAFAAHTRGGWRAVGRDDAGTLVPGAPADYAVWRTGALVVQAPDDRVARWSTDPRSGTPGLPDLTPGHDLPVCLRTVVGGRTVFVRPGE is encoded by the coding sequence ATGAACGAGCGCACCGACCAGCCCAGGACCGTCCTGCTCCGCCGGGGCGAGGTCCACAGCCCCGCCGACCCCTTCGCGACCGCCATGGTCGTCGAACACGGCCAGGTCGCCTGGGTCGGCTCCGAGGGGGCCGCCGACGCCTTCGCCGACGGCGTCGACGAGACCGTCGACCTCGACGGCGCCCTCGTCACCCCCGCGTTCACCGACGCCCATGTGCACGCCACCGCCACCGGCCTCGCGCTGACCGGCCTCGACCTGTCCGACGCGCCCTCGCTCGCCGCCGCCCTCGCCCTCGTCCGGGACTTCGCCACCGCGCGCCCGCACGACCGGGTCCTGCTCGGCCACGGCTGGGACGCCGCCCGCTGGCCCGGCGGTCGCCCCCCGACCCGCGCCGAACTCGACGACGCCACCGGCGGACGCCCGCTCTACCTGAGCCGCATCGACGTCCACTCCGCCGTCGTCACCACCGCCCTGCTCGACCTGGTGCCCGGCGCCGCCGCCACCGAGGGGCCGCTCACCGGCGACGCCCACCACGCCGTCCGGGCCGCCGCCCTCGGCGCCGTCACCGAGGCCCAGCGCACCGAGGCCCAGCGCGCCGCGCTCGCCCACGCCGCCTCCCTCGGCATCGGCTCGCTCCACGAGTGCGGCGGACCCGACATCTCCTCCGAGGACGACTTCACCGGACTGCTCGCGCTCGCCGCCGCCGAGCCTGGACCCCGGGTCGTCGGCTACTGGGCCGAACAGGACGTCGACAAGGCGCGCGCCCTGGGCGCCGTGGGCGCGGCGGGGGACCTCTTCGTGGACGGCGCCCTCGGCTCCCACACGGCCTGCCTCCACCGGCCCTACGCCGACGCGGGCCACACCGGCACCGCCTACCTGGACGCCGGTGCCGTCGCCGCCCATGTCGTCGCCTGCACCGAGGCCGGCCTCCAGGCGGGCTTCCACGCCATCGGCGACGCCGCCGTCACCGCCGTCGTCGAGGGCGTCCGCGCCGCCGCCGACAAGCTCGGCACGGCCCGCGTGCGCGCCGCCAGGCACCGCGTCGAACACGCCGAGATGCTCACCCCCGAGACGGTCGCCGCCTTCGCCGACCTCGGCCTCACCGCCTCCGTGCAGCCCGTCTTCGACGCCCTGTGGGGCGGCGCGGACGGCATGTACGCGCACCGCCTGGGCGCCGAGCGGGCCCGCGCCCTCAACCCCTTCGCCGCCCTGCTGCGGGCCGGGGTGCCGCTCGCCCTCGGCTCCGACAGCCCGGTCACCCCCCTCGACCCGTGGGGCACCGTCCGGGCCGCCGCCTTCCACCGCACGCCCGAGCACCGGATCTCCGTGCGGGCCGCCTTCGCCGCCCACACCCGGGGCGGCTGGCGCGCCGTCGGCCGCGACGACGCGGGGACCCTGGTGCCCGGCGCGCCCGCCGACTACGCCGTCTGGCGCACCGGCGCGCTGGTGGTGCAGGCGCCCGACGACCGGGTGGCCCGCTGGTCAACCGACCCGCGCTCCGGCACCCCGGGGCTGCCCGACCTCACCCCGGGCCACGACCTGCCGGTCTGCCTGCGCACGGTGGTGGGCGGCCGGACCGTGTTCGTACGGCCGGGCGAGTGA
- a CDS encoding Lrp/AsnC family transcriptional regulator, with translation MEELDRQIVQLLVKDGRMSYTDLGKATGLSTSAVHQRVRRLEQRGVIRGYAAVVDPESVGLPMTAFISVKPFDPSAPDDIADRLAGVPEIEACHSVAGDENYILKVRVATPHELEELLARVRTLAGVSTRTTVVLSTPYEARPPKI, from the coding sequence ATGGAGGAGCTGGACCGACAGATCGTGCAGCTGCTCGTCAAGGACGGGCGGATGAGCTACACCGACCTGGGCAAGGCCACGGGCCTGTCCACGTCGGCCGTGCACCAGCGGGTGCGCAGGCTGGAACAGCGCGGTGTCATCCGCGGGTACGCCGCGGTCGTCGACCCCGAGTCCGTCGGCCTGCCGATGACCGCGTTCATCTCGGTGAAGCCGTTCGACCCCAGCGCCCCCGACGACATCGCGGACCGGCTCGCCGGCGTCCCCGAGATCGAGGCCTGCCACAGCGTCGCGGGCGACGAGAACTACATCCTCAAGGTGCGCGTCGCCACCCCGCACGAGCTGGAGGAACTGCTCGCCCGGGTCCGCACCCTGGCCGGCGTCTCCACCCGCACCACGGTGGTGCTGTCCACCCCGTACGAGGCCAGGCCGCCCAAGATCTGA
- a CDS encoding acyl-CoA dehydrogenase family protein: protein MTDRAPQPVDRVLPTDESRDLLALVRDIAQREIAPKAAEEEDAGRFPREVFTLLSESGLLGLPYAAEYGGGDQPYEVYLQVLEELAAARLTVGLGVSVHTLASYALAAYGTKQQQVEHLPAMLGGGLLGAYCLSEPASGSDAASLRTKAVRDGDTWEITGTKAWITHGGIADFYTVMARTGEQGPRGITAFLVPGDAAGVSAAQPERKMGMKGSPTAQVHFDGVRVCDERRLGEEGQGFAIALSSLDAGRLGIAACAVGLAQAALDEAVSYATGRRQFGRPIADFQGLRFMLADMATQIEAGRALYLAAARLRDAGRPFAKQAAMAKLHCTDTAMKVAVDAVQVLGGYGYTADFPAERYLREAKVLQIVEGTNQIQRMVIARHLAGPESR, encoded by the coding sequence ATGACCGACCGCGCCCCACAGCCGGTGGACCGCGTACTGCCCACCGACGAGTCCCGGGACCTGCTCGCGCTCGTGCGGGACATCGCGCAGCGCGAGATCGCCCCGAAGGCGGCCGAGGAGGAGGACGCCGGCCGCTTCCCGCGGGAGGTCTTCACCCTGTTGTCGGAGTCGGGGCTGCTCGGTCTGCCCTACGCCGCCGAGTACGGCGGCGGCGACCAGCCCTACGAGGTCTACCTCCAGGTCCTGGAGGAACTGGCCGCGGCCCGCCTCACCGTCGGCCTCGGCGTCAGCGTGCACACCCTCGCCTCCTACGCGCTCGCCGCCTACGGCACCAAGCAGCAGCAGGTCGAGCACCTGCCCGCGATGCTCGGCGGCGGCCTGCTCGGCGCCTACTGCCTCTCCGAACCCGCCTCGGGCTCCGACGCCGCCTCGCTGCGCACCAAGGCCGTACGGGACGGCGACACCTGGGAGATCACCGGCACCAAGGCCTGGATCACCCACGGCGGGATCGCCGACTTCTACACCGTCATGGCCCGCACCGGCGAGCAGGGCCCGCGCGGGATCACCGCCTTCCTGGTGCCGGGCGACGCCGCCGGGGTCAGCGCGGCCCAGCCCGAGCGCAAGATGGGCATGAAGGGCTCACCGACCGCCCAGGTCCACTTCGACGGCGTCCGGGTCTGCGACGAACGGCGGCTCGGCGAGGAGGGCCAGGGCTTCGCGATCGCCCTCTCCTCGCTCGACGCGGGCCGGCTCGGCATCGCCGCCTGCGCCGTCGGGCTCGCCCAGGCCGCCCTCGACGAGGCGGTCTCCTACGCCACCGGGCGCCGGCAGTTCGGCCGGCCCATCGCCGACTTCCAGGGCCTGCGCTTCATGCTCGCCGACATGGCCACCCAGATAGAGGCCGGCCGCGCCCTCTACCTCGCGGCGGCCCGACTGCGCGACGCCGGGCGCCCGTTCGCCAAGCAGGCGGCCATGGCCAAGCTGCACTGCACGGACACCGCGATGAAGGTCGCCGTCGACGCCGTCCAGGTCCTCGGCGGCTACGGCTACACCGCCGACTTCCCGGCCGAGCGGTACCTGCGCGAGGCCAAGGTCCTCCAGATCGTCGAGGGCACCAATCAGATCCAGCGGATGGTCATCGCCCGTCACCTCGCGGGCCCGGAGAGCCGCTGA